One stretch of Zonotrichia albicollis isolate bZonAlb1 chromosome 37, bZonAlb1.hap1, whole genome shotgun sequence DNA includes these proteins:
- the LOC141726664 gene encoding serine/threonine-protein kinase PAK 3-like: MEYMDGGTLSNVISQTYLSEDEMAAISRECLQGLQFLHSNHVIHHNLKSRNILLRTDGSVKLADFGLFAQLSPEQGRRSSVAGAAGWLAPEVVTGQPCGPKVDIWSLGIVGIEMVEREVPSWNATPVLPQLLIATGGRQKLQQPNLFSSCLRDFLSCCLQRDEARRWSAKELLQHPFVRFAEPASSLVPLIVSVKKRKETRM, encoded by the exons atggagtacatggatggaggcactcTGAGCAATGTCATCAGCCAGACCTACCTGTCggaagatgagatggcagccatcagtcgggag tgcctgcaaggactgcaatTTCTTCATTCAAACCACGTCATCCACCACAATTTGAAGAGcagaaacatccttctcagaactgacggttctgtcaagctgg ctgactttggcctctttgctcagctcagccctgagcagggcagacggAGCTCCGTGGCTGGCGCTGCTgggtggctggcgcctgaagtggtgacaggtcaaccatgtggccccaaagtggacatatggtctttgggAATCGTGGGCATCGAAATGGTGGAACGAGAAGTTCCTTCCTGGAATGCAACTCCTGTCTTG cctcaactcctgatagccacaggaggaagacaaaagctgcagcagcccaacttattttcatcctgcctgcgtgacttcctgagctgctgcctgcagagagatgaggcgcggcgctggtctgccaaggagctcctgcag catccatttgtaagatTTGCTGAGCCTGCATCCAGCCTGGTACCActgattgtttcagtgaagaagaggaaggagacaagAATGTGA